The Pectobacterium parmentieri genome segment CGCCTTCTCGTCAAATGCATCGCTCTACGGGCTGGCCTCGGCAGCCTCGGTGCTGATGGGCGTAGTGCTGATGATCCTGACGGCGTTGCAGTTCCTGCTGACGCGTCGGCTGGAAGGGAAAAAATAACGGGAGCCATGATGAAAATAATCGCCTTTCTCACCCGCACCCGTCATCCAGGGCGCATCCATATGACGGATATCATGAGCTGGGTCTGGCTGGTGGTCGGCACGCTGCTGGTGATGATTCCGGTCATGTGGGCAGCCATGTCGTCGTTCAAAACGCCCGCAGAGATTAACCGCTTTCCGCCGAGTTTTCTGCCGCAGGCGGCGGATACCATCATGCTGCCGGAGTACCCCAAACCATTGGAACTGTGGCAGGTTAAACAGGAAGACGGTGAAGCGAAAACCATGGCGCTGGTCCGGCGTATTGGGCTGATCGCCCAACTGGTGAACCCAGATGCGCCGAGTGAGGTGGTGCGTGTGTCGACCAAAGATCTGGTGCCGATGAAGGCGTTGCATCTGGAAACGGAAAACTACACGACGCCGATCACGAAGTTCCACTTTGCCACCTACCTGAAGAACACCGTATTCGTGACGGTGATGGCGACGCTGCTGACCCTGTTGCTCAGTTCGATGGCGGCGTTCGCGCTGTCAAAATACGAGTTTCGCGGTCGTGGTACGGTGCTGACGCTGTTCCTCTCGACCATGATGATCCCGCTGTCGGTGGTGATGGTTCCAACGTTTCTGGTGGTGATCGGCCTGAACATGGGCGATAACCTATGGGGCGTGATTATCCCTACAGTCGCGACGCCGACCGGCGTATTCCTATTACGGCAATATATGCTGACGATCCCCGATGAGCTGATCGAGGCGGCGCGGATCGATGCCGCCAGCGAGTTCCGTATTTACTGGAAGATCATCCTGCCGCTGACCGCACCCGCGCTGGCGGTACTGGCGATCTTCTCGGTGATCTGGCGCTGGAACGACTTCCTCTGGCCGCTGATCGTCCTCTCCAGTCAGGACAATTTTACGCTGCAAATAGGTTTGAATGCGTTTCAGGGGCAGTTCTCGGTGCAGTGGCACTATATACTGGCGATGACGATGCTCTCGCTTCTGCCGGTGACGGCAGTGTTCGTCTTCCTGCAAAAATACATCACGACGGGGATTGCCAACACGGGGATGAAATAATGGCGACACTCAAGGATATTGCCGACCGCGCGGGGGTTTCCATCAGCACGGTTTCCCGCGCGCTGAACGGGACGGCACCGATCAGCGCTAAAGTCAGGCAGCACATCATGGCGATCGCCACCGAGCAGGGTTATCCGCTGCATAAAGTGGGTAAAGCGACCGTCACGCAGACGGAACCGCTGCGCCATATTTTGCTGGCGACGCCGCGCAACCTGATGCTGGAAAGTGAGTACAATTTGGTGTCGCTGACGCTGATTAATGCTCTGAAAACGCTGTGTTTACAACGCAATATCCAACTGCGTCCATTTCTGGGGGAACACGACACCATTAACGAACAGCAACTGCTGCGTGAACTTCAGGGAGGAAAAGAGAGCGGTATTCTCATCGTGAATGACGATCACCCAACGTTGCTGAACGCCGTGGCGGAAAGTGGTATTCCGGCGGTGCTGATTAACGGTGAGGATCCCTCGATGCGTCTGAGTAGCGTCACGCCAGCCAACCATTATGCAGCGGCAGCCGCGGTGCGTTACCTGATCGATCAGGGTCATACGCGGATCCTACATCTGACCTGGACGTCGCGCATGACGATTAAACAGCGCGAGCGTGGCTATCGTGATGCGCTTGC includes the following:
- a CDS encoding carbohydrate ABC transporter permease; the encoded protein is MMKIIAFLTRTRHPGRIHMTDIMSWVWLVVGTLLVMIPVMWAAMSSFKTPAEINRFPPSFLPQAADTIMLPEYPKPLELWQVKQEDGEAKTMALVRRIGLIAQLVNPDAPSEVVRVSTKDLVPMKALHLETENYTTPITKFHFATYLKNTVFVTVMATLLTLLLSSMAAFALSKYEFRGRGTVLTLFLSTMMIPLSVVMVPTFLVVIGLNMGDNLWGVIIPTVATPTGVFLLRQYMLTIPDELIEAARIDAASEFRIYWKIILPLTAPALAVLAIFSVIWRWNDFLWPLIVLSSQDNFTLQIGLNAFQGQFSVQWHYILAMTMLSLLPVTAVFVFLQKYITTGIANTGMK
- a CDS encoding LacI family DNA-binding transcriptional regulator gives rise to the protein MATLKDIADRAGVSISTVSRALNGTAPISAKVRQHIMAIATEQGYPLHKVGKATVTQTEPLRHILLATPRNLMLESEYNLVSLTLINALKTLCLQRNIQLRPFLGEHDTINEQQLLRELQGGKESGILIVNDDHPTLLNAVAESGIPAVLINGEDPSMRLSSVTPANHYAAAAAVRYLIDQGHTRILHLTWTSRMTIKQRERGYRDALAQAGIAVDDDLILSLPDFHPRTARDALLRWLTANPDRLGVTAIFCAADNQAIGVIDALYQHGLRVPDDMSVMGMDDILPFDMLPVSLTTVHLPFETIARAALQLLAQQMTPSQALGIAQRTELAGKVVVRESVRRIESNTD